Proteins co-encoded in one Nicotiana sylvestris chromosome 7, ASM39365v2, whole genome shotgun sequence genomic window:
- the LOC138873649 gene encoding uncharacterized protein, with the protein MIISGFDKHIDTAEAPRLSKYNFSIDASGIMSAIGRIKDTRWPRPIQTDPSQKNPNLMCMYHGTCGHRTEDCRHLREEVARLFNEGHLREFLSDRATNHFNERDASENEQEEPQHVIHMIVGGVDIPQRLVFKFTKVSITREKRTRSYVPEDVLSFYDEETKGISQPHNDALVISILLNKIQVKCVLVDPGSSANIIRSRVVEQLGLQDQIIPASRVLNGFNMASETIKGEIILLVNVARTIQDTKFHVTEGDMWYNTLSLGDHGYTT; encoded by the coding sequence ATGATTATAAGCGGGTTCGATAAGCATATCGACACTGCGGAGGCACCTCGATTGTCAAAATATAATTTTAGCATAGATGCATCAGGGATCATGTCAGCTATTGgaagaatcaaagacaccaggtggcccagGCCCATACAAACCGATCCTTCTCAAAAGAATCCAAACTTGATGTGCATGTATCATGGAACATGTGGTCATAGAACCGAAGATTGCAGGCATCTAAGGGAGGAAGTAGCTCGATTGTTCAACGAGGGTCATCTTCGAGAATTTCTAAGTGATCGAGCTACGAATCACTTCAATGAAAGGGATGCAAGTGAAAATGAgcaagaagaaccacaacatgtaatccacatgatcgTTGGCGGGGTCGATATCCCACAAAGGCTTGTGTTCAAATTCACCAAGGTGTCGATCACAAGAGAGAAACGAACTCGGAGTTATGTGCCCGAGGACGTCCTGTCATTCTATGATGAAGAAACAAAAGGCATATCTCAACCACACAATGACGCCTTGGTAATTTctattcttttaaataaaattcaagttaaatgtgttctagtggatccaggtagctcagcaaatataatcagatcaagggtcgtagagcagCTTGGCCTACAGGATCAGATTATACCTGCATCTCGGGTCCTAAATGGCTttaacatggcaagcgaaacaataAAGGGAGAGATTATCCTATTAGTAAACGTAGCTAGGACCATACAAGATACAAAGTTCCATGTCACCGAAGGTGACATGTGGTATAACACACTCTCTTtaggagaccatggatacacaacatga